From Pyrenophora tritici-repentis strain M4 chromosome 1, whole genome shotgun sequence, the proteins below share one genomic window:
- a CDS encoding PheT, Phenylalanyl-tRNA synthetase beta subunit, which yields MPTIGVDKAALYKELGREYTIQEFDELCFEFGIELDEDTSESTKPEDLAQPPQLKIEIPANRYDMLCFEGIAMNLKVFLEQQKLPKWTVTAPASGELQVLDIKPETKQIRELCSGVVLRGIKFTKERYESFIALQDKLHSNLARQRTLVSIGTHDLDTIKGPFSYEALPPEQIKFVPLNQEKEMNGKELMEFYEKDKHLGRFLHIIRDSPVYPVIYDSNRTVLSLPPIINGNHSKITLDTKNVFIEITATDKTKVEIVNHMLVAMFAGYADSIEPIKITSPHNGESRESPDLSPREMQAEVDYLNQVTGLDLSPEEISKLLSRMGHDVSPSKSDKNILDVSVPITRADILHQADIMEDYAIAYGFNKLPRVYPNKTAAVSAPLPINKLSDIVRLESASAGWTEVLPLILCSHEENFEWLNRKDDGKTAVKLANPKTAEYQLVRTSLLPGLLKTINSNKHHSVPMKIFEASDVGLVDLEQERKSRNERHFAAAFMGKTSGFEQVHGLLDRLMLMLRSAFLTREDGLKNEQLQGYWIEEVDDPTFLAGHSAAIKLNLGGKNHTIGVFGILHPSVLQKFELPYPVSTLEFNLEVFL from the exons ATGCCTACTATCGGGGTAGACAAGGCGGCACTCTACAAAGAACTGGGCCGGGAGTATACCATTCAAGAGTTTGACGAGCTATGTTTCGAGTTCGGAATCGAGTTGGACGAGGACACGAGCGAGAGCACCAAGCCGGAAGACCTGGCGCAACCACCACAACTCAAGATTGAGATCCCTGCGAACCGATATGATATGCTCTGCTTCGAGGGCATCGCCATGAATCTGAAGGTCTTCCTGGAGCAACAGAAGCTGCCAAAATGGACTGTGACTGCGCCTGCGAGCGGAGAGTTGCAAGTGTTGGACATTAAGCCCGAG ACCAAGCAAATACGAGAGCTCTGCTCAGGTGTGGTACTGCGAGGCATCAAATTCACCAAAGAACGATACGAGTCTTTCATCGCGCTGCAAGATAAGCTGCATTCGAACTTGGCGCGTCAGAGGACGTTGGTATCGATCGGAACACACGACTTAGACA CAATCAAGGGCCCCTTCTCATACGAGGCGCTACCGCCGGAGCAGATCAAGTTTGTACCACTGAACCAGGAAAAGGAAATGAACGGCAAGGAGCTCATGGAGTTTTATGAG AAAGACAAGCACCTTGGTCGTTTCCTCCACATCATCCGCGACTCGCCCGTATACCCCGTAATCTACGATTCAAACCGAACAGTCCTCTCGCTACCTCCCATTATCAACGGAAACCACAGCAAGATCACGCTCGACACCAAGAATGTTTTCATTGAAATCACCGCCACCGACAAGACCAAGGTAGAGATTGTCAACCACATGCTCGTCGCCATGTTCGCTGGCTACGCAGACTCTATAGAGCCCATCAAGATCACCTCCCCACATAATGGAGAGTCAAGAGAGTCACCAGATCTATCACCGCGGGAGATGCAAGCAGAGGTTGACTACCTGAACCAAGTCACTGGTCTAGACCTGTCGCCGGAAGAGATCTCGAAACTCTTGTCACGCATGGGTCACGATGTCTCCCCTTCCAAGTCTGACAAGAACATCCTCGATGTATCCGTACCCATCACACGAGCAGATATTCTGCACCAAGCCGATATAATGGAGGACTACGCGATCGCATACGGCTTCAACAAGTTGCCACGAGTTTACCCGAACAAGACTGCCGCTGTATCAGCTCCATTACCCATAAACAAGCTCAGCGACATTGTACGATTAGAATCAGCCTCCGCAGGATGGACGGAAGTCTTGCCTCTCATCCTCTGCTCGCACGAGGAGAACTTTGAGTGGCTGAACCGAAAAGACGATGGCAAGACTGCAGTCAAGCTAGCGAACCCCAAGACCGCAGAGTACCAGCTAGTACGGACGTCACTACTACCTGGTCTACTCAAGACCATCAACTCCAACAAGCACCACTCTGTACCGATGAAGATCTTCGAGGCCAGTGATGTTGGACTTGTGGATTTGGAGCAGGAGAGGAAGAGCAGGAACGAGCGACACTTTGCAGCGGCATTCATGGGCAAGACAAGTGGTTTCGAGCAAGTACATGGTCTACTAGATAGGCTGATGCTCATGCTTCGATCGGCCTTCTTGACCCGGGAAGATGGGCTGAAGAACGAGCAGCTACAGGGTTACTGGATAGAGGAGGTTGATG ACCCCACCTTCCTTGCTGGTCATTCAGCAGCCATCAAACTTAACCTCGGCGGTAAGAATCACACCATCGGTGTCTTTGGTATTCTGCACCCAAGTGTGCTACAAAAGTTCGAGTTGCC ATACCCCGTTAGTACATTGGAGTTCAATCTAGAGGTCTTCCTATAG
- a CDS encoding Tannase domain containing protein — protein sequence MCAIKRMLVIWLLALLHVTVASPSFEQKCLAFRRDNRTIGAKLNVLQYVAAGTNLTFPDNDASCARASQKVSVDFCRITLEIKTSRISNISFEAWFPENWSGRFLATGNGGIDGCIKYEDLAYGALNGFATVGANNGHNGTGGAAFLNNPQMVVDFAYRSLHKTVETGKALSQQFYQSNYTKSYYLGCSLGGRQGVSSAEKFPKDFDGIVAGAPGVDFNSLYAWRAHFFSIIGPKASPNFIPATAWRGWIHDEVLRQCDTIDKVKDGIIEDPSLCNFDPSTLLCDRNKTSQCLNQQQVQQLQTIFSPYTYENGDLIYPAMQPGSEIHAVDRLYDGTPFGPSNDWFKYVVYNEPSWNASTFDLDDVRAAQTLNPGDIRTFPSSLSGFRDRGAKLLMYHGQQDNQISSFNTPRFYEHLRGNASYAAMDEWVRFFRISGMFHCSTGPGAWVLGQGGEASQAGIAFDPQHNVLSAMVNWVEKGVAPEYIEGTKFVNDTYRALER from the exons ATGTGCGCAATTAAGCGGATGCTGGTCATTTGGCTACTCGCACTGCTTCACGTCACTGTCGCATCGCCCAGTTTCGAGCAAAAGTGCCTTGCCTTTAGACGCGATAACCGGACCATAGGAGCTAAGCTTAACGTCCTCCAGTATGTTGCTGCAGGTACAAACCTAACCTTTCCGGATAATGATGCAAGCTGTGCTCGTGCGAGTCAAAAGGTGTCGGTAGACTTCTGTCGCATAACGCTTGAGATCAAGACATCCAGGATATCAAACATATCATTTGAGGCATGGTTTCCGGAGAATTGGTCGGGTCGCTTCCTGGCCACAGGGAATGGAGGTATTGATGGGT GCATCAAGTACGAAGACCTTGCATATGGCGCACTGAACGGCTTCGCTACGGTGGGTGCAAACAACGGGCACAACGGCACAGGGGGAGCAGCCTTCCTTAACAACCCTCAGATGGTAGTTGACTTTGCCTATCGATC ACTCCACAAGACAGTGGAAACAGGAAAAGCACTATCCCAACAGTTCTATCAATCAAACTATACCAAATCTTACTACCTGGGCTGCTCTCTAGGCGGACGTCAGGGTGTCAGTAGTGCAGAGAAGTTTCCCAAAGACTTCGACGGCATCGTTGCAGGCGCCCCAGGCGTCGATTTCAATAGCCTTTACGCCTGGCGTGCCCACTTCTTCAGCATCATCGGTCCAAAGGCTAGTCCAAACTTCATCCCTGCCACAGCATGGAGAGGTTGGATCCACGACGAAGTCCTGCGCCAATGCGACACCATTGACAAGGTCAAAGACGGCATAATCGAAGACCCAAGTCTCTGCAACTTCGACCCTTCAACTCTACTATGTGACCGTAACAAAACAAGCCAGTGTCTGAACCAGCAACAAGTTCAGCAGCTCCAAACAATCTTCAGCCCTTATACGTACGAGAACGGCGACTTGATCTATCCAGCCATGCAACCCGGCAGCGAGATTCACGCCGTAGACCGTCTCTACGATGGCACACCCTTCGGGCCTTCAAACGACTGGTTCAAATACGTCGTCTACAACGAACCCTCCTGGAACGCGTCGACATTCGACCTCGACGACGTACGCGCAGCGCAAACGCTCAATCCAGGCGATATCCGCACATTCCCGTCTTCGCTGTCGGGGTTCAGAGACCGCGGCGCCAAGCTGCTCATGTATCATGGTCAGCAGGATAACCAGATTAGCTCCTTCAACACGCCTCGCTTTTACGAGCACTTGCGCGGTAATGCAAGTTATGCAGCCATGGATGAATGGGTGCGCTTCTTTAGGATTTCAGGCATGTTTCACTGTAGCACAGGGCCTGGCGCGTGGGTACTGGGTCAAGGCGGGGAGGCATCGCAGGCGGGGATCGCGTTTGACCCCCAGCACAATGTTCTCAGTGCCATGGTTAATTGGGTGGAGAAGGGTGTTGCGCCAGAGTACATTGAGGGGACAAAGTTTGTGAATGACACC TACCGAGCACTAGAGAGATGA